In Aspergillus nidulans FGSC A4 chromosome II, a single window of DNA contains:
- a CDS encoding uncharacterized protein (transcript_id=CADANIAT00005227), with amino-acid sequence MPESQTYHLHPYGWEDDPEEERFKLSTLDYLSACTYNMYALFFRLDESLSSTAVEALKAGLERTLSQARHLCGTIEKDSDGGHSFTRKKDSTVKFVVQWVDKDPAYPSIDEIEATHFSTVRLGDLKRWSVQPMTYGEKPEAHPDASPAVAAYKANFVRGGLVFIMHHHHYANDVMGWAGLTHQLAENCYAVLNHTPFPLWDPANLDVSRLTKPAPAEEDKVDGPTPPQPTEGQLPRIALLFHLPRSKAAELKRLATPKAADGSWISTYDAFSAFILRTLTRLRAPVYKLDTSKPLFWGEAVDMRRRMHSPPVPARLQGNVMSAAMNINAPAEIAHPTIADIISHADPDGEAEWPLWRLASYIRQLTNSVTQERLDAMLTMVSRVRDKAALKLRIDCQPLMSILQTDHRDANISQADFGFARPITYRHLLDFVTPGLIIIYPPRVGSGPHGDDEGCEFSIVYEQELAQTLIDDPEWNAYFEFRGIDAVDISSTLEVPEYRYPSQHLYVDGSDGYM; translated from the coding sequence ATGCCGGAGTCGCAAACGTATCACCTCCATCCTTATGGATGGGAAGATGacccagaagaggaacgctTCAAGCTTTCGACGCTTGACTACCTCTCTGCCTGCACCTACAACATGTATGCACTCTTTTTTCGCCTCGACGAGTCACTCAGCAGCACCGCGGTAGAGGCCCTCAAAGCCGGTCTCGAGCGAACACTCTCCCAAGCCCGGCACCTCTGCGGAACAATAGAGAAAGACTCGGATGGCGGGCACTCCTTCACGAGGAAAAAGGACAGCACGGTCAAGTTTGTCGTGCAGTGGGTCGACAAAGACCCAGCGTACCCATCTATCGACGAGATCGAAGCGACTCACTTCTCTACCGTACGACTAGGTGACCTGAAGCGCTGGAGTGTCCAGCCTATGACGTACGGGGAGAAACCTGAAGCCCATCCAGACGCCAGCCCTGCCGTCGCTGCTTACAAGGCGAATTTCGTCCGGGGCGGTCTTGTCTTTATCAtgcaccaccaccactacgCGAACGACGTCATGGGCTGGGCCGGTCTGACGCATCAACTGGCGGAGAACTGCTACGCAGTACTAAATCATACGCCCTTTCCCCTGTGGGACCCGGCGAACCTCGACGTCAGCCGCCTCACGAAACCCGctccggcggaggaggataaaGTCGACGGGCCTACTCCGCCACAACCCACTGAAGGCCAGTTACCCAGGATAGCGCTTTTGTTCCATCTTCCGAGAAGCAAAGCtgcagagctgaagaggctcgcTACACCGAAGGCGGCAGACGGGAGCTGGATTTCAACGTATGACGCCTTCTCGGCGTTTATTCTTCGGACGCTGACGCGTCTCCGTGCGCCAGTTTACAAACTGGACACCTCCAAGCCTCTCTTCTGGGGTGAGGCCGTCGACATGAGACGTCGCATGCATAGCCCTCCAGTCCCTGCCAGGTTACAAGGAAATGTCATGTCTGCTGCCATGAACATTAATGCACCCGCTGAGATCGCACATCCTACTATCGCGGATATCATCTCTCATGCCGACCCAGACGGCGAGGCAGAATGGCCGCTTTGGAGACTTGCATCTTATATCCGACAACTGACGAACAGCGTTACTCAGGAAAGGCTCGATGCGATGTTGACTATGGTCTCACGGGTGCGCGACAAAGCGGCCCTGAAACTCCGCATTGATTGCCAGCCATTGATGAGTATTCTGCAGACGGACCACCGGGACGCGAACATTTCACAGGCGGATTTTGGATTTGCGCGGCCGATCACTTATAGGCATTTGCTAGACTTTGTAACCCCCGGGTTGATTATCATCTACCCGCCGAGAGTGGGCAGTGGTCCGCACGGGGACGATGAGGGGTGCGAGTTCTCAATTGTTTATGAACAGGAACTCGCCCAAACTCTTATTGACGACCCTGAGTGGAATGCATACTTTGAGTTCCGCGGTATTGACGCGGTTGATATTTCTTCGACACTGGAGGTGCCGGAGTATAGATACCCGTCCCAGCATCTCTATGTTGATGGGAGTGATGGCTATATGTAG
- a CDS encoding uncharacterized protein (transcript_id=CADANIAT00005226), with protein sequence MLGDIDKGQLIQLPLFSKDADRWRKWAVDETKRWKEIHQSRMAPTSGQYVQERTSETKPDSQYGCKLRVEDEYFLDSVPDLSDSPGSTPGSGGIQDPPAPPTPGTPTPTGRGLGMDEYMRKQRDALGISEEEEEEEEEDYATAKPIARPVFTDRPQRQSDKGQRSDCAEDPAFHAPLTEACSKNDADRSTQSSLGRKGYMHGISDADINEERWSFVETVVAGVQDSKAPQPHVFGTLYLLSLESAEGLYRVCYRTGNRKFSPGKECCDRATRFYNIPNCVSVKQELLAKFKVLPPDLECRWCGGQHKDWIKIPEREVTTSTEAPKDPVDRGRLNVPGHACELSNRVDEKSGINDVAETQKIKAAVDDLPIKIPPAQEPVVDYQSHSIPGAKANNIIGRLAEMIGKPTVSTELQAPPLLDWAIAAARILSIPL encoded by the exons ATGCTTGGT gatatcgatAAAGGGCAGCTCATCCAGTTGCCCCTCTTCTCGAAGGATGCGGACAGATGGAGAAAGTGGGCTGTGGACGAAACCAAGAGATGGAAGGAGATCCATCAAAGTCGTATGGCTCCCACTTCTGGGCAATACGTGCAGGAACGAACTTCTGAGACCAAACCCGATTCTCAATACGGCTGCAAGTTGAGAGTCGAAGACGAATACTTCTTAGACTCGGTTCCAGACCTCTCCGATTCTCCAGGGTCAACTCCTGGATCAGGAGGAATTCAGGATCCGCCTGCGCCGCCTACGCCAGGCACCCCAACACCAACTGGCCGTGGACTAGGAATGGATGAGTATATGCGGAAGCAAAGAGATGCATTAGGGAtttctgaggaggaggaggaggaggaggaggaggattaCGCCACTGCAAAGCCTATTGCCCGGCCTGTGTTCACTGATCGCCCGCAACGCCAGTCTGACAAAGGACAACGATCAGATTGCGCCGAAGATCCAGCTTTCCATGCCCCCTTGACTGAAGCGTGCAGCAAGAATGACGCAGACCGAAGTACCCAGTCCAGTCTCGGGAGAAAGGGTTATATGCATGGCATTTCCGATGCTGACATCAATGAAGAGAGGTGGTCATTCGTGGAGACAGTGGTGGCTGGAGTCCAAGATAGCAAAGCTCCTCAGCCACACGTTTTCGGCACTTTATACCTCCTGAGTCTGGAATCCGCAGAGGGTCTCTACAGAGTATGCTACAGGACGGGTAACAGAAAATTCTCGCCAGGGAAAGAATGCTGTGACAGAGCTACGCGATTTTACAACATTCCCAATTGTGTTAGCGTTAAACAAGAGCTTCTTGCGAAGTTTAAAGTGCTGCCTCCCGATCTAGAATGCCGATGGTGCGGCGGACAACATAAAGATTGGATTAAAATCCCCGAGAGGGAAGTTACGACCAGTACTGAGGCCCCCAAAGACCCTGTGGACAGAGGACGCCTGAATGTGCCCGGTCATGCCTGCGAGCTTTCGAACAGGGTTGACGAGAAGAGTGGAATAAATGATGTGGCAGAGAcgcagaagatcaaggcAGCTGTCGATGATCTGCCTATCAAGATCCCACCGGCACAGGAGCCAGTTGTTGATTATCAATCGCATAGTATCCCCGGCGCCAAGGCTAACAACATTATCGGGAGATTGGCTGAAATGATAGGAAAACCTACAGTCTCGACAGAGCTGCAAGCGCCCCCATTGCTGGATTGggccattgccgctgcgCGCATTTTGAGTATACCCTTATAG